AAACTACTTTTTACACGGAACAGCGAAAAGAACGAAATATACTAATTGAAGCGGATGATAAACCTACAGGTGGTAAATGGACATTTGATTCTGAAAATCGAAAGAAATATCCAGCTAAGAAAACACCTCCTTCTATTCAATTTCCAGATGCGGATGATTATTACAAAGAAGCTAAAGCTTATGTGGAAAAGAACTTTTTAACTCATTTGGGAACTATTACGGAACATTCTTTATATCCAACTAGTTTTGAGGCCACTAAAGTATGGCTCGATCAATTTTGTGAGGAGCGATTTATAAACTTTGGCGCATTTGAAGATGCTATCGTTGCCGAAAATTCAATACTAAACCACAGTGTTTTAACACCTATGCTTAATGTAGGCTTAATTACTCCAAAAGAAATTATTGATATTTGCTTGAACTATGCTAAACAAAATAAGGTGCCTGTTAATTCTACCGAAGGCTTTGTGCGTCAAATTATTGGTTGGCGAGAATTTATAAGAGGTATTTATGAAGCTAGGGGTAACGAACAGCGTACGACGAATTTCTGGAAATTTAAAAAGAAAATTCCTGACTCATTTTATAATGGTACTACCGGTATTCCTCCTATAGATCAAACGATAAAAAAGGTTTTACAAACGGGATACTGTCATCATATTGAACGCCTAATGGTGCTAGGTAATTTTATGATGTTATGTGAGTTTGATCCGGACGAAGTCTACAAATGGTTTATGGAACTTTTTATCGATGCCTATGACTGGGTTATGGTACCGAACATTTATGGCATGAGCCAATTTGCAGATGGTGGTTTAATGGCAACTAAACCTTATATAAGCGGTAGTAACTATCTGATGAAAATGAGCGATTATATGAAAGGAGAATGGCAAGCGACCTGGGATGGTCTTTTTTGGCGTTTTATGCATACTCATCGCGATTTCTTTCTGTCTAATCCCCGCTTAAGCATGTTAGTACATATGTTTGATAAATTATCCAATGATAAGAAGCAAACGCATTTAGAAAATGCAGAAAATTTTTTACAAACTTTAAACTCGTAAAAACTATGAAAATAGGATCATTGAAAATTACCTTCTTATGAATATCTTAGGCATGGCCGTATTTCTATCTAGTAGTGCTTTCTATTTCTATGGTGTAAATTGTTTAATCTCTAAACACATGGTACATGAGTTTATAAGGTTTGGACTCGGTAAAAAAAGTAGGTTATTAACGGGATATTTGCAATTACTTGGCGCTAGTGGTTTATTGTATGGTTTCTTTTTTTCACCCGTTTTGGTTTTTATCGCCTCTACCGGGTTAACAGTATTAATGATCTTAGGGTTCGCAGTACGCATTAAAATTAAAGACAGTCTAATGCTAGCTATGCCATCTTTAATATTCGCTTTCATTAATCTATATATTTGTATAGAATATTACAAGATGCTATTCTAAGTTATACTTATACAAAGGCTATAAAAAGACACATTACTAAAAATAGTGCTGCAGGTAAGGATTTGATCAAGGGGTCTTTTATTTTAATATGCATAAGTATAGAACCGGTTAAAAGTGCTGCCAATCCTAAAGCTGCAGGTTGTTTTAAAAATGGATGCCATATTGATAAAACAAGTAAGATGGCTAAGGTGACCTTAAGAAAGCCAATAAGATAGCAGATTCCGGTAGACAGACCGTAGACGTGAAATTCTTCGATAATTGTGGTTGCATTCCCTCCACGCCAACGTGTCGGTTTTTTATTCTGAACTAGCCATACGTTTAAAATACTTATACTTACGATAACTTGAAGAGCACTAATTACATAATCCATATCCTACAATTATTATTGGTTTCTATTTTTTGAATTTATATATCATTGAAAAGTTAAGTGTAATCACTTTCCGTTATAAAAATACTAATTTTGTTTATTATTTTATGTAAATTGTTAAACAAATATCTGTAAATCTATAGTAGAAATATTAAAAATTTTAAAACACAACAAGGCATGTTATTTAATACCAGTTATCTTCATAAAGAATATACTAAAGAAAGTGTACGGGTAGTAGGTGAAGCTTTTTCTTTTTCCGAAATGTTAAAGCTCGGTGTTATAGGTTCCGGTAGGTTGATTATAAAAGAATTAATCACAAAACTGCGACCAAAAAATCTGCAACTAATTGCCATTAATTATTCAAATATTGAGCTACGACCAAAAGGCATTGTAGTGCATTCTTCGCCAGGACTTGACCGTTATTCTTGGATAATTCCGTATTATCGTTTAGTTAATTATAATACGCAAACGTTCAGTATCCACTCCAACGGAAATTTTATAAAATTTTCTAGAAATAGGAACTACCTTGATAATAAAAAGTTTATTGATAAAATGAGTGATTTTAAAAATAACTTTTTAAACCTAACCTATTATGATTCGTAGTACTAGTAAACAAAGTAAATATAACCGCAAATAATTCTACTCAATATACCTTTAGTAATTATGACTTCAGTACCTATTTTTGATTTTAAAATAACAAGTGATACTAATCATTGGACCATTGTTGATGACGTGGTCATGGGTGGTAAATCATCAGGAAAATTCACTTTAAATAAAGAAGGGAATGGTGTTTTTGAAGGTGACATTTCACTAGAAAACAATGGTGGGTTTTCTTTGTTGCGCTATCGGTTTAATAAAATAGGTACCAAACAATATTCAAAAATTATATTGAAGGTTAAAGGTGATGGAAAAACGTATCAGTTCAGAATTAAAAGTAAGACAACTGATGATTATGCTTACATAAGTTTTTTTAATACTTCAAAAGATTGGGAAACTATAACGGTATCTTTAGCTTCTATGTATCCGGCATTTAGAGGGCGTAAGCTCAATTTTTCAAATTATGATCAAGAATCTATTGAAGAAATTGCATTTTTAATTGGGAATAAAAAAGAAGAGAATTTTAAGTTAGAAATTGATTCTATCGTTTTAAAATAGTTGCTGTAGTTTGTGTTTAGTAATACTTAATAAAGTGAACATAGACTCCCTTCAGAAATAAGAGCGGTCATTATGCGATTCTATTTCAAAATCTAAAGGAATCTTTAAATAATTATAGTAATTACAAGTGCTTTGTAATTTTTGAGCTTATAGGTTTGGTAATGGAGTAGTAGTAATCAATTAAATTTCCTTGTTCATCAACTAAATACTTTTGAAAATTCCATTTTACACTAGAATTTTTTTTACCATTTAGTTCTTTTGTTGTAAGCCATTGGTATAATGGGTGTTGCTTACTGCCTTTTACAGCTATTTTTTCTGTTAGTAAAAAGGTAATACCAAAATTCAGTTCACAAAATTCTTGAATTTGCGAGGAACTTCCAGGCTCTTGTTTCCCAAATTGGTTACAGGGAACACCAATGACCACGAGTTTATCAGCATACATATCGCTCAGCTTTTGAAGTTCCTTATATTGATTCGTAAATCCGCATTCGGAGGCCACATTTACAAAGAGTATCTTCTTCCCTTTAAAATCGTTCAATGAAATTGGTTGGCCGGTTAAGCTCTTTATAGCGATATCATAAATAGATTTCTTTTTTATTTTTGTAGCAGCTCTTGTTGGCAATTTTGCTTTATCTGTTGTTTTCATAGCTATTTATATTTTTAAGGTCACCATCTTGGAGTCTTTCATTATTTTTTGGTAAACGATTTAATTTATGCAATCATAAAGAGCGTGTTTTGGGTGCTTATATTTTAGGGTTTAACTTATGCATTTATTTTGATTTTTGCTCGATCATCGAGATTTAAATACCCAGACGCTTAAGTGAAAACTTAATTAATTTTTGAATTAAATGCTTTGCGGCTTGCCCCGAGGTTGTTTGCTATTGGTTTAAATAATTCTGTAATTCAGAAATTTTGTTTGGGGTATTGAACACTCCACCATAAAATGACGTTACAGTCGTAGAAGTATCATCTTTGATTCCTCTAGAAGAAACACACAAATGTTTTGCGTCTATGATCACTGCAATATCTTCGGTATCCAATACCTTGTTTAATTCTGCCGCTATTTGGTTTGTTAGTCGCTCCTGTACTTGTGGCCGCTTTGCATAATATTGTACTATTCTATTCAGCTTAGATAGTCCTATTACTTTACCGGATGAGATGTATGCAATATGTGCCTTTCCTATAATAGGAACAAAATGATGTTCACAATTAGAATAAAAGCTAATGTTTTTCTCAACTAGCATGTGATTATATCGATATTTATTTTCAAACAAGGTAACCTTTGGTTTATTTGCCGGGTTTAGACCCGAAAAAAGCTCTTCAATATACATTTTGGCAACTCTATTCGGAGTACCTTTTAATGAATCATCTGTAAGGTCTAGCCCCATTACATCCATAATTTGACCGAATAATTCAGAAATTTTTTCTCTTTTTTCTATGTCACTTAAAAAAGGTGCATTAGGTTTCATTGGTGTTTCTAAACCTGTATTTAAGTGATCTTCTCCTATTTCATCAATAGAAAGGTCGCTAATTGTGCTAATATTGGTAAGTGCTGTATTTTCTGTTTTTAACTTCATCTTGTATTAAGTAAAAATATAGTT
The genomic region above belongs to Maribacter hydrothermalis and contains:
- the folE gene encoding GTP cyclohydrolase I FolE, producing the protein MKLKTENTALTNISTISDLSIDEIGEDHLNTGLETPMKPNAPFLSDIEKREKISELFGQIMDVMGLDLTDDSLKGTPNRVAKMYIEELFSGLNPANKPKVTLFENKYRYNHMLVEKNISFYSNCEHHFVPIIGKAHIAYISSGKVIGLSKLNRIVQYYAKRPQVQERLTNQIAAELNKVLDTEDIAVIIDAKHLCVSSRGIKDDTSTTVTSFYGGVFNTPNKISELQNYLNQ
- a CDS encoding DoxX family protein; this encodes MNILGMAVFLSSSAFYFYGVNCLISKHMVHEFIRFGLGKKSRLLTGYLQLLGASGLLYGFFFSPVLVFIASTGLTVLMILGFAVRIKIKDSLMLAMPSLIFAFINLYICIEYYKMLF
- a CDS encoding DoxX family protein, which translates into the protein MDYVISALQVIVSISILNVWLVQNKKPTRWRGGNATTIIEEFHVYGLSTGICYLIGFLKVTLAILLVLSIWHPFLKQPAALGLAALLTGSILMHIKIKDPLIKSLPAALFLVMCLFIAFV
- a CDS encoding cryptochrome/photolyase family protein gives rise to the protein MKQINLVFPHQLFKESPIFEVNTTVYLIEEYLFFKHYPFHKQKIAFHRATMKRYANFLQKNKNLEVHYIEAIADNSDIRLLIPELKSKGVEHINYIDPTDNWLQKHIKKACLDNDISTTIYNSPLFLNNKEDLLTSFFRTGKKKYHQTTFYTEQRKERNILIEADDKPTGGKWTFDSENRKKYPAKKTPPSIQFPDADDYYKEAKAYVEKNFLTHLGTITEHSLYPTSFEATKVWLDQFCEERFINFGAFEDAIVAENSILNHSVLTPMLNVGLITPKEIIDICLNYAKQNKVPVNSTEGFVRQIIGWREFIRGIYEARGNEQRTTNFWKFKKKIPDSFYNGTTGIPPIDQTIKKVLQTGYCHHIERLMVLGNFMMLCEFDPDEVYKWFMELFIDAYDWVMVPNIYGMSQFADGGLMATKPYISGSNYLMKMSDYMKGEWQATWDGLFWRFMHTHRDFFLSNPRLSMLVHMFDKLSNDKKQTHLENAENFLQTLNS
- a CDS encoding CIA30 family protein, giving the protein MTSVPIFDFKITSDTNHWTIVDDVVMGGKSSGKFTLNKEGNGVFEGDISLENNGGFSLLRYRFNKIGTKQYSKIILKVKGDGKTYQFRIKSKTTDDYAYISFFNTSKDWETITVSLASMYPAFRGRKLNFSNYDQESIEEIAFLIGNKKEENFKLEIDSIVLK
- a CDS encoding glutathione peroxidase, whose translation is MKTTDKAKLPTRAATKIKKKSIYDIAIKSLTGQPISLNDFKGKKILFVNVASECGFTNQYKELQKLSDMYADKLVVIGVPCNQFGKQEPGSSSQIQEFCELNFGITFLLTEKIAVKGSKQHPLYQWLTTKELNGKKNSSVKWNFQKYLVDEQGNLIDYYYSITKPISSKITKHL